A section of the Scleropages formosus chromosome 16, fSclFor1.1, whole genome shotgun sequence genome encodes:
- the LOC108927833 gene encoding uncharacterized protein C6orf106 homolog: MEAMDIDLDPELMQKFSCMGTTDKDVLISEFQRLLGFQLNPAGCAFFLDMTNWNLQAAIGAYYDFEIPNMNTPSMSFVEDVTIGEGESVPPDTQFTKTWRIQNTGAETWPPGVSLKYIGGHQFGHVNMMMVRSLEPQEVSDVSVQMHSPTAAGMYQGQWRMCTANGFFYGDVIWVILSVEEGGLLGVTQQLSSFETEFNTQPHRCVQEDFNPFASPQKNKNDAGNEQLKDPGGPWKGSTDQMQQEQNGLSCNSVNATPNGLQNSLSVITYSQGIHGPYHFGQS, translated from the exons ATGGAGGCTATGGACATAGATTTGGACCCAGAGCTTATGCAGAAATTCAGCTGTATGGGCACTACGGACAAAGACGTGCTCATCTCCGAATTCCAGCGCTTATTGGGCTTTCAGCTGAATCCGGCCGGCTGCGCCTTCTTCTTGGACATGACCAACTG GAACCTTCAAGCAGCCATTGGTGCATATTATGACTTTGAGATCCCAAATATGAATACCCCATCTATGTCATTTGTGGAGGATGTGACGATTGGTGAAGGGGAGTCTGTTCCCCCAGACACACAGTTCACAAAGACGTGGAGAATACAGAACACAG GTGCagagacctggccaccaggggTGTCTCTCAAATATATAGGTGGGCACCAGTTTGGGCACGTGAACATGATGATGGTGCGTTCACTAGAGCCCCAGGAGGTGTCAGATGTCAGCGTACAGATGCACAGCCCAACAGCAGCTGGCATGTACCAGGGCCAGTGGAGGATGTGCACAGCCAACGGATTTTTCTATGGCG ATGTAATCTGGGTGATCCTCAGCGTGGAAGAAGGTGGTCTCCTAGGTGTGACTCAGCAGCTCTCTTCCTTTGAGACAGAATTCAACACCCAGCCACACCGGTGTGTGCAGGAAGACTTCAACCCCTTTGCCTCACCACAGAAGAACAAGAATGATGCTGGCAATGAACAGCTCAAGGACCCTGGAGGACCGTGGAAAGGCTCAACTGACCAAATGCAGCAAGAGCAAAATGGACTGTCATGCAACTCTGTAAATGCAACACCAAATGGTCTCCAGAACAGCCTCTCAGTGATTACGTACAGCCAG GGTATACATGGACCATACCATTTTGGACAGTCTTAA
- the LOC108927830 gene encoding protein kinase C and casein kinase substrate in neurons protein 1-like, whose protein sequence is MSGSYDESAGLDEATDSFWEVGNYKRTVKRIDDGYRLCNDLMNCLQERAKIEKAYSQQLTDWSKRWKQLIEKGPQYGTVERAWIAVSVEADKVSELHQEVKNALLNEDFEKVKNWQKDSYHKQMMGGFKETKEAEEGFKKAQKPWAKKLKEMETAKKAYHMACKEEKLAATREANSKAETSVTPDQQKKLHEKVDKCKQDVQKAKEKYEKALEELNKCTPQYMENMEQVFEQCQQFEEKRLTFLREVLLDIKRHLNLTEDQNYATVYRELERTINSASAQEDLKWFNNNHGPGMHMNWPQFEEYNPDATHNVAKREKPKKGNEGAPNTPGSEHVVAHAGDRGSVSSYDKNQAYSAEWSDDEQPASHSGNETNGGNNPFDEESGSGGAKGVRVRALYDYDGQEQDELSFKAGDELTKLEDEDEQGWCKGRLDSGQLGLYPANYVEPI, encoded by the exons ATGTCTGGATCCTACGATGAATCGGCTGGCCTTGATGAGGCCACGGACAGCTTCTGGGAG GTGGGAAACTACAAACGCACCGTAAAACGGATTGATGATGGCTACCGCCTCTGCAATGACTTAATGAATTGTCTGCAGGAGCGCGCTAAGATTGAGAAGGCTTACAGTCAGCAGTTGACCGATTGGTCCAAGAGGTGGAAGCAGTTGATTGAGAAAG GACCTCAATACGGCACAGTGGAACGTGCCTGGATAGCAGTGTCGGTAGAGGCAGACAAGGTAAGTGAACTGCACCAAGAGGTGAAGAATGCCCTGCTCAATGAAGACTTTGAGAAAGTCAAAAACTGGCAGAAGGACTCCTACCACAAGCAGATGATGGGAGGCTTCAAAGAGACCAAAGAAGCAGAAGAGGGCTTCAAAAAAGCCCAGAAACCATGGGCCAAGAAACTGAAAGAG ATGGAGACGGCCAAGAAGGCATATCACATGGCCTGCAAGGAGGAGAAGCTGGCTGCCACACGGGAGGCCAACAGCAAGGCCGAGACCTCAGTCACTCCCGACCAGCAGAAGAAGCTTCACGAGAAGGTGGACAAGTGCAAGCAGGATGTGCAAAAG GCCAAGGAGAAGTACGAGAAAGCACTGGAGGAGCTGAACAAGTGCACACCCCAGTACATGGAAAACATGGAGCAGGTATTTGAACAGTGCCAGCAGTTTGAGGAAAAGAGGCTCACCTTCCTCAGGGAGGTTCTGCTGGACATCAAGAGACACCTCAACCTTACAGAGGACCAAAA CTATGCAACTGTGTACCGAGAATTAGAGCGTACCATCAACTCAGCCAGCGCGCAGGAGGACTTAAAGTGGTTCAACAACAACCACGGTCCTGGCATGCACATGAACTGGCCTCAGTTTGAG GAGTACAATCCGGATGCCACCCATAATGTTGCCAAGAGGGAGAAACCGAAAAAGGGCAATGAAGGTGCCCCCAACACCCCAGGGTCAGAGCATGTGGTAGCACATGCAGGTGATCGGGGCAG TGTGAGCAGCTATGACAAGAACCAGGCTTATTCCGCTGAATGGTCAGACGACGAGCAACCTGCCTCTCACTCAGGCAATGAGACCAACGGAGGCAACAACCCTTTTGACGAGGAGTCAGGCTCAGGCGGGGCCAAGGGGGTGCGTGTCCGGGCGCTCTATGACTATGATGGCCAGGAGCAGGACGAGCTGAGCTTCAAAGCCG GGGATGAACTGACCAAGCTGGAGGATGAAGATGAGCAGGGCTGGTGCAAAGGTCGCCTAGACAGCGGTCAGCTAGGCCTGTACCCAGCCAATTACGTTGAACCCATCTAG
- the LOC108927831 gene encoding 40S ribosomal protein S10-like isoform X2, with protein sequence MLMPKKNRTAIYELLFKEGVMVAKKDVHLAKHPELADKNVPNLHVMKAMQSLKSRGYVKEQFAWRHFYWYLTNEGIQYLRDFLHLPPEIVPATLRRQTRPETARPRPKGLEGERPTRLARGEADRDAYRRSAAPTGSDKKAEAGAGAATEFQFRGGFGRGRGQQPQ encoded by the exons ATGTTGATGCCTAAGAAAAACCGCACTGCCATCTATGAGCTTCTTTTCAAGGAGGGTGTGATGGTGGCCAAAAAGGATGTACATCTGGCCAAACACCCAGAGTTGGCTGACAAGAATGTGCCCAACCTGCACGTCATGAAGGCTATGCAG TCGTTGAAATCTCGTGGTTATGTAAAGGAACAATTCGCCTGGCGTCACTTCTATTGGTACCTCACTAATGAGGGTATCCAATACCTGCGGGATTTCCTGCACCTGCCCCCTGAAATTGTGCCCGCTACCCTCCGTCGCCAAACACGTCCTGAGACAGCCAGGCCAAGACCCAAAG gcctggagggggagaggcCGACCCGCCTGGCCCGTGGAGAAGCAGACAGGGATGCGTACCGACGCTCTGCAGCTCCAA CCGGCAGTGACAAGAAGGCAGAAGCTGGTGCTGGAGCAGCTACAGAGTTCCAGTTT AGAGGTGGCTTTGGACGTGGCAGAGGACAGCAGCCCCAGTAA
- the LOC108927831 gene encoding 40S ribosomal protein S10-like isoform X1: protein MLMPKKNRTAIYELLFKEGVMVAKKDVHLAKHPELADKNVPNLHVMKAMQSLKSRGYVKEQFAWRHFYWYLTNEGIQYLRDFLHLPPEIVPATLRRQTRPETARPRPKGLEGERPTRLARGEADRDAYRRSAAPTGSDKKAEAGAGAATEFQFVSADFGSSQGSCGCH from the exons ATGTTGATGCCTAAGAAAAACCGCACTGCCATCTATGAGCTTCTTTTCAAGGAGGGTGTGATGGTGGCCAAAAAGGATGTACATCTGGCCAAACACCCAGAGTTGGCTGACAAGAATGTGCCCAACCTGCACGTCATGAAGGCTATGCAG TCGTTGAAATCTCGTGGTTATGTAAAGGAACAATTCGCCTGGCGTCACTTCTATTGGTACCTCACTAATGAGGGTATCCAATACCTGCGGGATTTCCTGCACCTGCCCCCTGAAATTGTGCCCGCTACCCTCCGTCGCCAAACACGTCCTGAGACAGCCAGGCCAAGACCCAAAG gcctggagggggagaggcCGACCCGCCTGGCCCGTGGAGAAGCAGACAGGGATGCGTACCGACGCTCTGCAGCTCCAA CCGGCAGTGACAAGAAGGCAGAAGCTGGTGCTGGAGCAGCTACAGAGTTCCAGTTTGTGAGTGCTGACTTTGGTAGTTCACAAGGCTCCTGTGGTTGTCATTAG